The genome window AAGGCGAACTCGCCGAGATAGGGCGCGTAGTCCGCCGGCGGCTTGTTGTAGGTGCCCAGGAGCCAGCGTTTGTAGCGGCTGATGGCCCCATCCACCGCCGGCGTCGCTCGTCCCGCGCCGCCCCTTTTGAGACCGCCGGCGGGATGCGGCACCCGACGCCAGAGGAACCCGGCCGCCGGCAGCCCGGCGTAGCCCGAGTGACCGTCGGTCACGACGGTCGAGCCAGGGGCGACGAGCTGGGCCAGGAGCGGCACGAGGGTCGCACCCCGACGATCGGCGATGACGACCATCCGTGTCCGGGTCGTGCCCTGCTCCGCCGCGACAAGCACGAGGCGCTTGGCGGTTCCGGCGACCTTCCAGCCCCGGACACCCGGCGTCACTCCGCCGACCACCATCTCGTCGGCCTCGATGACGCCGCCGAGAGGCGACAGCGGCAGCGTGGCCATCGCGTCGCGCAGCGTCGT of Acidimicrobiales bacterium contains these proteins:
- a CDS encoding IS1595 family transposase, producing MLVTGQPFPRNLSQFQAAFPDDAACRAWLASIRWAAGFACPGCGGRDGWVTARRGQMMCRACGRQVSVTSGTRLEHLRLPLTTLFWAAYLAVTLPGLNSVTLGRQFGLTSRQTAHRLLTTLRDAMATLPLSPLGGVIEADEMVVGGVTPGVRGWKVAGTAKRLVLVAAEQGTTRTRMVVIADRRGATLVPLLAQLVAPGSTVVTDGHSGYAGLPAAGFLWRRVPHPAGGLKRGGAGRATPAVDGAISRYKRWLLGTYNKPPADYAPYLGEFAFRSEFRRQPTTAFEALLGQLVG